From the genome of Capsicum annuum cultivar UCD-10X-F1 chromosome 4, UCD10Xv1.1, whole genome shotgun sequence:
TAAATATAATTCTGTCATGTTTAGAATTttttctcaattgaaactatgtggagaTACAgccaatgataatgatatgatagAAAAGACGTTCTCCAtttttcatgcctcgaatgtgctaTTACAGCAACAATATcaagaaaaaggtttcaagaagtatactgagctgagttctcatcttctcgtggctgaccaaaataatgatttgttgatgaaaaatcatgagaaCTGACCAACTGGATCTGCATCATTCCCTTAAGTGAATGATGTGCgctcaccatgctaggcgtggaaAAGGTCGCAGCCCTGGTCGTGGTcatgatgaccaagaaagaaacctGTTAcgggtgttaatcattcatcgaacaacaaaaaaaaagaagataaacgtGAAGCAATTACTTGTTCCCGGTGTGGTGGAAAAGGACATTATTCATGTGACtgtcgtgctctcaagcacttggttaatctttatcaagcatcactaaagaagaaagagagaaatcccgaggctaactttctctctaAAAACAATGTTGACATCATAAGCTTGGAAGTCGTTACTGTCGTGCTCTCAAACACTTGattgatctttatcaagcatcaataaagaagaaagagagaaatcccgaggctaactttctctctgaaaattATGTTGACATCACAAGCTTGGAAGCAGTAGGCTTTTTGAGCACCCTGAAGAAATTAATCACTTGATTGGTGGTGGTCTCATAAACATGAAAGAGtgatgatttttaatttatttatttttattgataagagttagtgaataaagaatcatgtataaatagttgTTTGTATGAGTATTGTTTTTTATTAGTATTGATTAGTTTaaatttaatattgttatttattagtGAGTtgaatcaaattttaattttgtcattatTTATTGACCAAAAAAAAAGCGTGATTCATTAATGAAAACAACTGTAGGCGcaacaaaagaaaaggaaaagataagATTGAttggcatattttttttttagggtacaaaaataaagtttaatatttctttattaaaaTCTTGTTACATGCTGAAAAAAAAAGGGTTGAAAGTGGGAAGTTCATGTTCATTAAAGTAATATTGTGTAAACTACAAAGGATATTAGATTAACATATTTTAACTATGCAGATGTGTGGTATGTTTTGTCTAGTGATATCTTGTGAGACGTGAAATTTTTGATAAGCTAACAGTTAACGTGTAGCACTTTGATATGGTGTGTAACAGTtaaaatattgatataaaattatGATGATGGACTTGGGAACATTAAGAATGCtatatgtattaattattatAACAGGGTTACGTATTTATTATTACTAGTCTTAGGTTACGCATCCCGCGCGTGTACCTCGTTCAACGAGTTcaatttgataaaattattttaatattataaaaaaaaacatgtttGAATTAATAagcaaattgatgattttttttttaaatatgaaaacacttgaacaaaaattaatacattcatataaaattatataaaatcatataaaagtattaaaaaaaaaactttaaacttattaaaaaagACTATCAAGGTTATAGAACGACACCCTAAACACGAGAGGAGAAACAATTGAAAATCAAATCATGTAAggtaatatatattaaaaaaatacgaTTACAAATAAAATTGATATACTTTACGTAgaatgtaaaatatatataaacaacttTAGACTAATTAAGAAAAACTGTCGAAGTTATAGAACGACATCTCAAACATGCAAAGAAAAGCAATTGAAAATCCATATATGTAAGgtaatataaattaaaatgataTAACTATGGATACAATTGATATAATTTACACAGAATGTGGAATGtatataaataaatctaactCGAATGTTTGAAGTGTTACAATTTGAtagtaaaacaaaataaaaaataacaaatcttGTTTTAATTGGCCCTTATTGATAAGAAAGATCGTTCTTCTTTAAAGTAGATAATATTGTGAACGAAAATCTTCATCTCATTCTAGTTTTGGAAATTCTAATTctgaaaataagaagagaaaacgTAAAATAGGTGTAAATTAGAGTTAAATACAACTATATCACAAAATCTACAataaatattcatcaaaataaagcatcattattcaataattgtaaaaaaaaagaagaagtaagcaactgattttaaaatcttaaatactAAAATTTTCAACACGTTTAATTCATGAAAGAATaagatatattaatatatatatatatatatatatatatacacatacatacatataccttaattttgatttgttatttCTGTTGGTCCTAACACTCACGAAGAAGAAGCTACTcagtaaatttatattttttctttgcatcaGCAAAATCTGCTAGTAGTGAAAATATTGGAATAGATCAAGAAAGGTTGAACACAAATAAGCATACaaaaatatgtattaaaaaagGAATTTAAACTCTTAAATAGATAGGCTTTTGTCTGTTTTTAGTCATCctataaacatgcatatgaaaggtGTTATATTGTTACAAtgtaaaaattgaaaagaatCTACAACATGTTTAAGGTTAGTGAAAATTAGTGTAGCAATTTTCTTTTGAcggaaaaaatagtaaatatactTCAGGGCTTAGCATTTCTTGTTTACTTGGATTATAACACTTCTATTGGTAGACActatttttcatttcaaatattaatttaaGACTCTTGCATAgtttaaataaggaaaagaattgaaaattaaaagtttagTAGATTTCAAATTCTACATCTactttaataatcaaaatttagtTGAATTTTAAGGCCTACATATTACgagaataattaaatattaatttctaaataattattaaaataacaaataaaaagacatttttatctattgcggagatttttaacgaaggtaaaaaatttaaattacttttttaagcatcttcacacttttaatatattatagaaagATTATAGAGAACTTTCGTATTCCTTTTCCTTTTATACCaaactatattattttaaaattttatttttagattaaaattaaaAGGTGCATTTGTATACGTATGAAAAGTTTTTAAAAGTTACCTTCAATAAACAAAGATGTAAAAGAatctctttccatatattttaggagtccttaattcaaatatatttttttatatatattttaggagttcagttaatattataaatataattaaataataattgaaagaaaaatagtgaaaagatgattttgtctaaatttataaatacaaaagcatcttcacacttttaatatattatagattatagatatagatagattattcacacttttaatatattatagatatagatatagatagattatagattatagatatagattataaatacagattatagataaatagaaaacaaaaaggtGAATTGATGAAGCAACTTTTAAGCTGGCATATAACaattaatattgtgtttaaattaattACTAACATTACCAACAATATAGGAATAgaaaacataagaaaaacttgagtTGATGAAAAACAtgaattgatgaaagaaattgtatctaaatctaaaaatctgGAAAAGAGACAAAAGTTGAGACAATAGGAGACAAATTAGTTCGATGTTATGAACGTATTTATAGAAGGAGTGAGTTCTTTGttctaatttaattaaaataggattttgcttttttatttttgggggtTTCAAGTAATTCACCTAATTTAAATAGGAGAGTTTGTAATGTAAGTAGAATAAGACTTTGttggtttgtttattttgaaTTCATATGAACGAATAGGACTTTGTTGGTTGGAATATtactttggatttggtttttcaAATTTACATGATTGACTTTAAATAGGATAGGacaaaattttgtaatttaaaacataatttaaaaggtgatgacaattttgtctaaaggagatgACTTTTAATTAgtgacaaaaagttcaaacgtgaTTTATAagactcttcacacttttaagaTAATAGAGATTAATTCATTATCTtgcatagtattttttttaggaaaaatttcataaatagcaACTGTAAAGccataattataacttttatagcaacagttttaaaattatgaaaaatagcaatatgtattttgtattttagtaaaagatttctataaaaatacatatacaaatatgttaAAAGGTTCCTTATTAAACTCTAATCAGTTAGAGTAAATTATGGGATAAAACTGTTTCTTATTTTAAGCAACATTTAATTAACAAATACCTTTACCATTAATGACTCTTTTTGTTTTACCTTAACCGTTAATAcacaatttgaaattcaaatatcgGTTTCCATATACATCACGTAAAagcatttaaaaaaaatggagaGATTGAAATATAATTGATGAACTCTGTATTTTACGAAGAATATTTGAATAATCAACTTCACTATTACAGGTATGGTAAAATAAACTTTTTAGATCATGTTTATGGAATTGcgaaaatattttgaaagttaataACAGTATGGGTTAATGAtcatgaagttgaaaattttatatattatattttgaattttataagttgtgggtgaaatttttttttttttctactttttttctcaaaaatcaaagatTTCCTTTTCGTCATGTATGTATGAAACTAAATTAAACTTCTTAAATGCTAAATTTAAATTATAGTAGATGATACAAATTATTgtgatgaaaaatttatttttcgtGAGAATTTTATGTTGTTTGTGTATATACAAATTATTAATTGTATGCGGTACATACTATATAATTGaatttgtatttaatattttgtagtATTCTGGACCTTGACGATGGAAAGCATACCTGTTCTGATTAAACATATTGGCAATATGAACAACATTGAAGAACAGTATGAAGATTACATCAGTGATGCAATATTGTTGAGCATAAACCTTTATACAACCAACTGCGCAAAGTACTAACTTCGCACATGGATGTCGATTTGACATGCAAAAGCATTCAAATTGAATATCAGTTAACAGATATTGAAGGTAAAATACGTATACGTAATGACATGGGTTTGAAGGTCTACATTATGCAGAAAAGGGAGGTAAAGGAAATGAGTGCTTTGCCCTTGTACATAAGTGTTTCAGAAAAGGATAATTTCAATGAATTCGTTAGTTCATCAATATGTAACACTGCGAGTATGAATCTATCTATCACTGCGCGTAACGTTGTGAATACAAGTACTGAAAGAGCATTGATAGTTACTAATTCAGATGAATATTTGGATGTATTGGATATTGATGCAACTAAAGTAATTATCTCGGACCCAcatcacaaacatattgaggttgaGCAAGTTTATATATCGAAAAGGGTGTTAAAATTTGTGATGAAGGATTACACGATTCGAGAGAAGTTTCAATTACGATCTGTTAGATCAAGTAAAACCTGGTAAGtttatcatatatataaaatttattgttttcttcttgttAAATTGtattacaacatatgtatttaaaatatacatatagattaatttatttttttacttgttgTAAAttacatttaatattttttttttattttgcagtTACACATTAATATGCAAATCAcgtaattgtgattttttatttcgTGCATCTGATATCAACAAATCAGGAATGCTTTGTGTTAGAGAATTCTTACCCGAACACACATGTCCGATAAAGAATAAGATTTATCCTAAGTTTCATGCTACTAGTAGGTTAATTGGAGGTATGgtgaaacaaaaatttaaaaaccacAAAAGAAAGTACAGTGCGACTGAAATCAGAAGTGACATGAAGGAAGAACTTGGTATGGATTTGACGTATATTATGTGTTGGCGAGCTAAGGAACAAGCACTTGAAGATTTGAGAGGGAAACCGTCGGCATCATATGGAAAACTACCTGCATACATTCATGTTTTGAACACTACTTACCCAGGTTCACATATACGAATGAAAAAGCATGAAGATAatgaatttttgtatatttttatcgCGCTAACTACATTCATACAAGGGTTCGATCACTGTAGACCTGTGATAGTTGTTGATGTAAGTTATCTCAGAGGACTGTACAATGGCACATTTGTAGCTGCATGTACCACGGATGAAGCCGGTAAGCTATTCTCAAAATGTATTTGACTCTATGAAAAGATGTATGTgtttataatatgtatatacaacatatttatatttgtactatttatttgttatgttttttaaatatgaatttatattaaagttgtaaattaagtttatgaaattaatttcattCACATAATTGGTAAGTTATATGTTTTTTTAGAgtacttattcatttttttgtgGATGTTGATTGGGAGAAGGATATGGTTCcagatatatttatatgtattatagGTATGAGTTATATTTATGTGTTAAATTCCAGTTAAACTTGTTTTCAGCTGtatgtatttgaaaaatacatatgatttttttaatgtcTGTATATATCATACTTTTAATGTATTTGTTCAATGTTCAGGCCATATATTTTCATTGACATATGAAATAgtagattctgaaaatgatgcatcctgAACATGGTTCTTTCAGAATTTAAAGAAAACATACGGTGAAAGAGAACATATGTGTGTAGTTTCCGATCGTAACCCAAGCATTATAAAAGCTGTAGCTGGTGTGTACAATAATGTACCATATTACGcttgtatgtggcatctatggggtaatgtgaaatttttttttagaaagtcaCATGATCTATTGTCGGAAATCTTCTATACCATGGCGAAATCATACTCAAAGtctgaatttcataatttaatggAGAAAGTGGAGGTAGTTGATGTTAGGGTGAAGGATTACTTGGAGTTGGCGGGATACGACAAGTGAGCTAGGTCATATGCAACAATTCATAGAGGATGGACCTTAACATCAAATATTGCAAGTCAATTAATGCTGCACTGGTATCAACTAGAGAACTTCCAATATACGATTTTTTAGAGGAAGTTAGATTGATGTTTGGTAGATGAAACTGTGAAAACAGACAGGAGGCATTGTACACACGCACggatcttattgaaaaatttcaaGCAATTCTCCCACAGAATGAAGCAGAGTGTACACGTATGAAGgtatgataaaatagatataatcaTTTAATGTTATATCTTCTTGAATTTTGATATGTTGTATGAAACATATCttaatatacaaattattaaaTTCATAACAAATCTATGTgttgtaatgaaaaaaatatgtatatattctgTAGACATATTAATATGCATTTGCTgctttgaaaaaaaatacatttgctaATCTGTAGTAAATTTtactgtaatttttttttttataatattttttatgtattaatattttcaagttatacCAATCTCAGAGTACGTCTATACTGTCCACGATAAGgagaaatattttataatttgtcTAAAGGAAAACAAATGTTCTTGTCATGCATTCCAATTGGATGAGATACTATGTGTGCATGCTTGTGTTGTACTTGATAGCAAGAATCTTGAAAAAGGACCATATTGCTCTAATCTATACAAGCCAAAAACTGTACTGAGAACGTATGATCTTCCTGTATATCCTCTACCACATAAAGATGACTGGGTGATATCTCAGCAAAATTTAGACGAAGTAGTTTTGCCCCCAAAATACAAGCGGCCCCCTgaaagacctgcaaagaaggagcGCGGTAAATCAGGAagagatatgtttggaaagaaaagcaaaaattattgtagttcatgCGGACAAAAAGGTCACAATAGACGTACATgtaggaaatacaacaaatgatatatttgatcatgtttttagtgaaaattcagttgccttatttttatttttattttgaattgtttcattttgaattttaaactttttattgatattgataatttgttAGTGTTCAGATGTTgaacttttatgaatttgaacttattaatatgTTATAGTTCaaatgtttaattttatattatatatgtatatatatacatatattttttgcatttaaaaTATGTTTGAATATGAATTAATAGGAGCCattgttattttgaaaaataaatatgtttacatTAGATGTAAATGGAAATACAATCTGAAACGAACATTAGTATTAACCAGAATGTGCatctttcaaaaaatacaaatgaaaatctgaaaaatacatatgtctGAATGTGTATTAAGTAGAAACGTATATATGGaaagcaaataaaaatacatatgtattataaaCATTTATGTTCAGTCGAATGGTATGTGTATTTTAAATATACATTTACTCactgaaattataaaatttatgttaATAAAATACATTTGTTAACTGGAATGACATATTTATGagtaatatgtattttaaaaatacatatgtttacTGTGATggtgatatatatttttaaaatatatatcttcacTGTAATggtaatatatattttgaaaatacatatctTCTCTGTAATGGTGATATGTTCACTTCATAATTGATTTGGTAACTGAATGTTCATGTAATGTTAAAAGTACAAATGTTAATTGGAGTAAGCATAtgtttgttaaaaataaatatgtttacatTAGACGTAAATGGAAATACAATCTGAAACGAACATTTGAATTAACCATAATGTGTatctttcaaaaaatacaaatgaaaatctgaaaaattcatatgTCTGAATGTGTATTAGGTAGAAACGTATAtatgaaaatcaaataaaaatacatatgtattataaaCAATTATGTTCAGTTGAAtggtatatgtattttaaatatacaTTGGCTCgctgaaattataaaatttatgtttATAAAATACATTTGTTAACTGGTATGGTATTTTTATGAGTAATATgtattataaaaatacatatctttACTGTCATggtgatatatatttttaaaatatatatcttcacTGTAATGGTAATACGTATTACGTATTTTGCAAATACATATCTTCACTGTATTGGTGATATGTTCACTTCATAATTGATTTGGTAATTGAATGTTCATGTAATGTTAAAAGTATAAATGTTAACATGAATAAGCATATgtatgttaaaaatacatatgttcaCTGGAATAAGCATATTTATTATTACAAATATGCACATAGACATATACTAACCATGAAAAATTGGAAATTAGACGATTAAAAATCAGAAAGTTAACATAACAATAAAGGAACATTAACATGTCATCTTTGACCATTAAAGTAACATATGAATCCCacataatatattcaaaaaaaaaatatccaccTAATGTTAAATATTGTTAACTTCAACAAATTATAATACAAATCAAATATCAACTACTTCAGTACCTTCTGTTAATTCAGTGATCCGAACaggcctcattggtgcttcatcatcactttgtacCTTTTCTTTTGCCTCCCTAGTACCATAATCCCACAACAGTGAAGCGTAGCTTATGCGAATTAGATCTGGGTCAAAGTCAACAGATGAAACACGTTCACCAAAAGTAAGACACTCGGCATACGTAACCTATATAAACCACAATCCCTGCAAAGACATACATTAATAAGTAAGAAGTTGTTACAActttaatgcatatgtatatatacaagtaataTGCATACTAATTACTTACAAGCTGTCACTTGGTTGTTGAGGTAGATTCTCCACAATTGAAACACCAAACGGATCCATCTTATCATTCAATTTGTAATTAGGATGATTGTCAATGTCAATACCCTTATTCTTGTAGAATTTACATTCAATGAGACATATAGTTATAACCTTAGCTAACTTTTCAATTTCAGTAAGCACTGCCGCATCATGACCAGCAGCTGATAAAGAATCATATACATAAATGCACCTATGATTGAAAGATATAATTGCAAGAACCCAATGATGTTTGCCCTTTACGTGAACAGGAATAAACATATGATCAACCATATGCTATGGAACTGTAGCATGCATGCGGAATCCACTTACATACTCATTAAGATGATATTTCTTTCCACCAGCAATAAAAGTTGCATCATCCAATTTATACACATCAAACACACTTGTAACAATGTTCATGAAATTACAGTCTACAGTGCTGAACTTATATGAGATATTGGGATCATAGTTGGACTTCTTTCGCAGATAGTACAAGCATACATCAATTTGCTGCCTTATAAATAAATTTCAtacttaatattaaataaaaaataaataaaatcaaaccttACATATGAAAATATCATGTACATATCAGTTAACGTATAACATACTtcatatgtatatacaaatatacattttcaactataacaaaataatcaatTACAATTATTCATGTTTAACACAGAACTAATATTTATTCCAATATACaaatcaacaaaataatacatCACTTACCTCATCTGACCACTTTTGGCTAGAAGTACCCATAACGTAGAATCAATTCTTGTCTTCAACAGATAAAATTCTAAAGTTGATAACTGATACTTTTGCCTTTCCCTTCAAATAATGTTCTTCTTTGTTGTTCCTGTTTATTAATTATACATATGAGGGTGTAATTTACATAAtcttaatttacaaaaattagtACTATTAAGTTGTATTCTGTATACCTCTTCGAATGATATTTAAGAAGATCCAAAGAAGCCACGTCATGAACTTGTTGGTGGCTTTAGTGTCTTTTATCGCATTAACTGGATGAGATATGAAGGGATACTTCTGATCGAATGTTCTCCATTTCTCTTCCGTGCTTACTTTATTATTAAGCTATTCAATTAATTATGTAAATATAATCAATTACATAAGATAATGTAGTATTATAGGTAACAATAAGTATACTGCTGAAATAAGTTAAATCATGTCTTAAAACTGCAACAGATGTATTTCTAAAATACATATGAACAAATGCAGAGTAAAAATATCTAAACTATccaacttcaaaataaaaaaaaataatcttcaaaataTAATCATATCTCATTAAAAACATTTACAGTTGTTCCAATAATACAACTGAACAGTAAAAAACAAATTCATACTTCACTATCcattaggaaaaaaaaatataaagtaaacaaATTtgttaactaaaaaaattatgttaagagTACTAACCATCTGCTGAACCAAATTTCATTGTGAATGGTGACTCATTGTATCTAGATGGTCGCCTAATCCTTGAAACATGCATTGACGTTTGTTGTGCTTGATTTGTCGATGGATGTACAATTATACTTCGTTCAAGATTGACATACACAATAAGACTGGGAAGAAGCTCATCCGGAAGAGTGATCTGAGAGTCAGACAAATCTTGATCAACATTGCTTTCATCATTTACTCCCGCAGGAATGTGAACTGCACTCTTATGTTGCTGATCTAACTTTGATTTATCCACATCATTAATCTCTGACTCATGTTGCTGATCGAGATGAATGTAAATACACTCTTATGTTGCTGATCTAACTTTGATTTATCCACATCATTAACCTCTGACTCATGTTGCTGATCGAGATGAATGTAAATATACTCTTATGTTGCTGATCTAACTTTGATTTATCCACATCATTAACCTCTGACTTATGTTCCTCTGGTGTATTTACATTCATCTCGATCGCACCTTCTTTGttttgtataaattttataaagaTCTAGTAAGATTGCATTTTCCAACAAATTAAAAATAGCAATCAATGCACGTATTCTAGATACCTTCAACTCATCTTCAACTTCGACATTGGCTTTTGTTATGGAGTTAAGATCAATGCTTCTAAGGATGTCATCTGAAAATTTGAACTGAAATTCTGATATTTGTGTGTCACCAATTCTTTTGTCAACTGATTTTGTGTTCTACACATGTtcatacaaattaaataaaataatatttttgaagaacTAAAAAACTAACCTATATGTATTCAGCATACCGGAGCAACACATACATCTCTTGCTTCATGCACATCTATATCAGTTTTTtcctttcaaaaatgaaataataaaaaaataaaataagtattatTCATCAATATAACTATACctaaccaaaaaaagaaaaaaatgctctACCAGAACAATGTCATTATCCTCATTATACCCATCAATCTCATTATACACATCATTCATATTATTGCTTTGATATCCTGCCATCTCTTCGGCAAcctgttttaatattattttttataatgataaattagaATTGTATATATAAAATGATGTTGAATATAAATGTACGGAATTTACTTACCAATGTGCCTTCAGGATTCTTATTAAACTCGTGAACAAACTTTGTAGTCGCTTGATGGAGTGATGTACTCTTAACATTTTCATCCGCTGGTGGCTGATCAGATTCGTTGCCTTTGCTTGTTTCTTCGcgtttaaaacatgaaaatataaataaaaaaaatagtgaataacAACTTAGttgtaaaaaaatacatatgttgtaaaTGTATATACATTGtaccttattttcattaattGCATTCATCATCCGATCAAACCTGGAAGACACTAGGCCACAGACATCATTAAACTCTTGCCAtacctaaattataaaaaaaaaaattagaaatgaaaaaataaattaatcaaaaacttAAACAAAAATTACCTTTTCACAAAACTTATCAAAGACTTCCTTCGAGACAACACCGTCTTCATCTTCAGAACTGAACAAAGACGGATCAGGTGACTGAACCGGAATAGATTTTTTACTGACAGGCTGATTTATGTCTTTCCTATTTCCACGTAGCGTAGCTTTTGTTTGAATTGGCTTGTGAATTAGAGTCCTGACAAAAGGCATCTTTGTAGCACGAGGTGGAGGGGTCCGTTTTGATGCCTGCTCATCTACACCTTTAGGATGTGGCTTCAATTTTTCTTTACAGGTGAAGCTGATGAATCGCCATGATGTTTTTTCTTTGTGGTAAATTGATTTTATCTTTGTGGAGGATCCTGAAAATTATCATCCGAATCAGTGTCATCTTTATTATGACTGGCAGATCCAGAAACAAGCTTCTTCGGTATATGAAAAACTGAAATCTTCTTTCTTGTTGGTTCGATATTCTCAAAAACAACCTACAATTTAAATaacatcatgaaaataataatttagatgGTAAAATTAATTACATTATAAATCAGTTAACCATGATCCAAACCCATTAATGAATATGCAGTGACAAATGGtatgttgtatatatacatataccagatcagaaaatatattaacaaaataataaacatcacatacaaaaaaaaaatcgtaAAACTAACCTTGTCATCTGTATCATCAAACATACTTCCTATAAGAGTTTCATATCTTGGACGAGGAGAATTTGTCTTCCAATTCAAAATACGTGGGATTTGAGAATGCACCTTGGAAGCAACATTACGAGGCACGTTTGAACAACACTCGTACAACCAACTTTGAATGGCCAG
Proteins encoded in this window:
- the LOC124885124 gene encoding uncharacterized protein LOC124885124 isoform X2; this translates as MPFVRTLIHKPIQTKATLRGNRKDINQPVSKKSIPVQSPDPSLFSSEDEDGVVSKEVFDKFCEKVWQEFNDVCGLVSSRFDRMMNAINENKKQAKATNLISHQRMKMLRVHHSIKRLQSLFTSLIRILKAHWLPKRWQDIKAII